In Pseudemcibacter aquimaris, the sequence GTTCTGGAAGGTGGCTCTATTGTTGCGCCAACGACTGGTCCTAACACTGGTGTTGCTATTAACAATGTGGGTTCAGGTTCGATTCTGTCGACAAAAACTGGTGTGCTTGTTGCAGGTGGTCAGATTGATGGTGATATTGTTAACTCTGGTGTGATCGCGAACGGTGAATCTGGTATGGCTATCGTAGAAGATGGTCAAGTTGCGGGTGATATTGTTAATCATTCCAGTGGCGTTATTGCTGGTTCCGAGCACGGTATTGTTGTGGCATCTGGTTCTGGTGTTACAGGTGCAATTAATAACGCGGGCCGCATTGCGGTTAATGATCCGGAAGGTGTAGCCGTATTGCTCGCTGGTGATGCTTCAGTGAATAGCATCACAAATAGTGCTGGCGGCACGATTGCCGGTGGTGATAGCGGACCATTTGCAGGCGGTGTTTCTGTGTTGTTTGGTTCCGAAGTTACAGAAGGCATCACAAATGCTGGTGATATCTATGGTATGGTTGGTGTTGGAACTGCGATGGGTTCAAATATTGGTAGCATCAATAACCAAACAGGCGGTGAAATTTACGGTGATCTTGCTGGTATTATTGTAACGGCTGGTTCAAGTGTTGGGACGGCAGATATCGAAGGTAATCCTGTCGGTAATGCGATTACCAATGCGGTTGGCGGTTCAATTGGTGTTGGCCATAATATTGATGACGGCACTAGATTAGCCGATATCGGTATCGATGTTGAAGGTGGTGCGATCATCGGAAATATTGATAACTCAGGATTAATCGTTGGTGAAAGATCTGGTATTTCATTTGGCGGTGGTTCAACAATGGATGGCGATATTGTTAACCGCGGCACGATTGATGGTGAAGCCGGTATTGTTGTGGCGCAAAGCTCAACAATTGATGGTGATATTATCAACGAAGCTGGCGGCGCTATTTCGGGTGGTACAGGTCCTGGAATTTATATCAGTACCTCTTCTGATGTAACGGGAACAATTATCAATAGCGGTTCAATCCAGGCAATTAATCCGGAAAGTGCGGATAATGCAATTCTGATTGATGGTGGTACATCTGGTTCCGATGTTGGTGTTACAAACAAAACTGGTGGTGACATCGAAGGTAATGTCACAATGGGTACAGGTGATTATCGCGCCGAGGGTGGTACTGTTGAAGGAAACGTTACTGGCCATGGTGGCGAATTTGTATTTGCTGACGGTGCGGCTGGTGCATCTGGCGTATCTGGTACGGTTTCTGGTTTTGGTTCAATTGGTATTGATGCGGATACAACGGTTACTAATAACGCAGGTGGCTTAAACCTAAACGGTTTTGCAGATGGCGAGATCAATATTTATGACGGTACTCTTGTTAACCAAACAGGCCCAGCTCTTGTAAGAGATATTGTTGTTGGCTCGGGCGTGACAAATGCTGGGATTTCTAACACAGGCACGATTTCTGCGGATATTTCTGTGATGGGTGGTGATCTTTCTGGTGGGTTAACAAACTCAGGTGTAATCAACGCAGGTAGTACGCATACAGCACTTTATGTGGATAGTAGCGGTGATGTTTCTGGTGGTATTACGAACTCAGGATTGATCACAGGTTACCGCGCTATTGTGGTTGATTCGTCATCCTCAATTTCTGGCGGTATTGTGAATAATATTGGTGGTGCAATTCACGGGGATTCTGCTGGATTATTCATTAGTAATGCGTCCACTGTTACTGGTGGTGTTACAAACCATGGGACAATCGGTTCTTACGGTACAGCGCCATCAAACCCGGCGCGATATGGTATAGTTTTACGCGAAGGAAGTGAAATAAATGGCGGTATCCTTAATACCGGTGATATTGATGCGAATAGCACAGCATTATTCATAGATAGCTCAACAGTGAATGGCGGCATCACCAACAGCGGTACAATTACTTCTAGTGTGTCGATGGCAGTTAGCGTAAGAGGATCATCGGTTGGTACAATCACTAATGCAGAAGGTGGCATGATTTCCGGTACTTCAGGTATCGTTATCGAAAGTGGTTCAGTAGATGGTTCATCCGTAACAAGTATCATTAATGCTGAAGGCGGTATGATTCGAGGCACATTAGACAATGGGATCGATATAAGTGGTTCTGGAACTACTGTTGGCAGCATCACAAACGCGGGTACGATTTCCGGTGATGATCAAGGTATTTATGTTTCAAGACAAGGGTCAATCACAGGTGGCATCAATAACAGTGGTCGTATCGAAGGTGATCATGCAATCCGCGTAGATGGCACCGATATCGAAGGTAACCCAACAACGGTTGCTGGCGGTATTATGAACCAAGTGGGTGGTGAAATTGACGGCGATACAGCTGGTATCTTCGTGAGCAATGGCGGTTCCATCACGGGTGGTGTTACGAACTATGGTGATATTACAGGTGACCGTTACGGTATTCGTTTAAGTAATGACCTTGAAGGTATTCCGCTAAGTAGTCATACAACGGGATCATCTATCACGGGTGGTATCAATAATGCGCTTGGTGCAACAATTTCTGCGACAGATACAGCAATTTCAATTGATGATGGCGCGTCAATCACAGGCGGCATCACAAACAGTGGTCGTATTGAGGCGGAATCAGGTGCGGCAATTAGTATTCGCGATGAATCAACGGTTGATTTCATTACGAACGCTGAAAGCGGTGTGATTTATACACCGGACTATAACAGTGCAACTGGTATCAGAGTTGATAGCAGTTCAACTGTTACTGGTGCAATTACCAACTACGGCACAATCGATACCGAAGGTGTCGGTATCAAGATCGAAGATAGTTCACAGGTTCAAGGCGGTATCGCGAACCATGGCACAATCGATACTGAAGGTGCATCAATTGTAATTAATAGAAGTTCAGATGTTCTAAATGGTATTACAAACTCTGGTTTAATCCGTTCAGAAGATGATTCTGGTATTGTTGTTGATAACGAATCCGGTATCAGTAACGCATCCGGATACGGTATTAATAACAGTGGTACAATCGACGCATATTCAACTGGTATCGAAATTAGAGATGGTTCAACAGTTAGCGGCGGTATTAATAATACGGGTACGATCTTTGGTGATGATCGCGGTATTTATGTTGATACAGATTCAGAAGGTGGTGTTTCAAGTATCACTGGCGGTATTGCAAATGCAGTAAGCGCGACAATCAGTGCAACGAATACAGCCATTAAGATTAATGACGGCTCAACAGTAACTGGCGGTATTACCAACAGCGGTAATATTAATGCTGAAGAACATGCAATTTACGTTGATGACGAATCATCAGTGGATTTCATCACCAACCATGGCAATATCTTCATTACAGGTTCATCGTCTTGGGATGCAGCGATCCTGATTGAGGATACAGCAACAATCACCGGTGCGATTACAAATAACGGTACAATTTCTGCACCTTCTGGTGATGCGGCAATTAGAATTGCATCTTCATCAGAAGTACTTGGCGGTATTGTTAATAATGGTAAGATTTATGGCGATGACTATGCCATCGACGTTGAAGGATCTTCAGTCGTAACAAACGGCATTACCAATAATGCATCTGCAACAATTAGTGCATCAAGCTCTGCGATCAGAGTTGCTAGCAATTCATCAGTAACGGGCGGTATCACAAACAGTGGTGATATTATTTCAACTGATAATGATGCAATCCAACTTGATACTGAAGGTTCGGTTGACTTTATCCTGAATACGGAAAGTGGCCTGATTGATGGTTACTCTGCTGGTATCGATATGGATGATACATCAACGGTTACTGGCGCCATTACCAACCATGGTGACATTATTGGTGAAAGTGGCGGTATTAATATCCGTAACGGTTCAATGGTGGGTAATGCAGAATCTGGTGGTATTATTAATACTGGTCTAATTTCTGCGACTACATCTGGACAGGGTATCGATCTTGAAGATGGTGCATCAGTTACTGGTGGTATCACTAACAGCGGTACGATCCAAGGTTACTCAACCGGTATCGAAATTGAATCCGCATCAAGCGTAACTGGCGGCATTACCAACAGTGGTAAAATCATTGGTATGAATAGCCATGGTATCAAGCTAGAATCTGATATCGAAGGGACACCTTCAACGATTTCCGGCGGTATCAATAACCTTGCTGGCGGCACGATTTCTGGTAGCAGCAATGCGATCTGGATTACTAATGGTTCCGTTGTTAATGGCGGTATTACCAATAGCGGTTTGATTAAGGGTTCTTATGGTATCTATATGGATACTGAGGGCGGTGTCATTCTTCCGCCACCTCCTCCTCCGCCACCCCCAGCATCACTTGCTCCGGAAGCGGCACTAATTGGTGATCCTGATCCTTCAGAATTGCATGGCGGTATTGTAAACCAAGTTACTGGTACAATTTCAGCAACGAATGAAGCGATTAAACTTGATGATGGTTCAATTCTGACTGGCGGTATTACAAACCATGGTACGATTGTTAGTTCTGATAATGATGCAATTGAAATTGATGATGGATCAACAGTAGACTTTATCACGAACGCAGCTGGCGGTGATATCACAGCCTATAGCACAGGTATTCAGATCGATTCTGGAAGTCGTGTTACAGGCGCGATTACCAATGCTGGCTACATTGATGCTGAAGTTGGTATTGCGGTAACAAGCAGTTCAAACGTCGAGGGCGGTATTGTAAACACCAATGTCGGTACAATCAGTGCCAGGTTTAATGGTATTTACACATCAAGTTCTACTGTAACTGGCGGCATTGTTAACAGTGGTTATATTAATGCAGAATCCGGTATCAATATTGATGGTCGTTCCATTGTCGACAGCGTTACGAACGCTGCTGGCGGTACGATTAATGCTGATATTGCTATTCACATTGAATCAGGAAGTACTGTAACCGGCGCTGTTTCAAATCATGGTACGATTAGCGACGGAAGCTCAGGCGTTGTCGTAAGCAGCACTTCAGATATTGAAGGCGGTGTCATAAATACAGGCATGATCGATGTTAGCTCTGCTGGTATTCGTGTTACGTCCTCTTCTGATATTTCAGGTGGCATTAACAATAGCGGAACAATTTCTGGCGGACATTATGGTATCTACGTAACAAACACTTCAGATATCTCTGGTGGTGTAACAAACAGCGGAACAATATTCGGTGGTGATGCTGGTATCTCAGTAGATGATCCATCTGATATTTCTGGTGGTATTACGAACGAAGATGGCGGTGTCATTGATGGCGGCGCAGGAAGAGCGATCGAAGTGCTTGCAACATCTGATATCTCTGGTGGTGTTATGAATATGGCTGGCGGTGTTATTACCGGTTCAACAGCCATATATGTTGATGGAACAAGTGACATTACTGGTGACATTGATAACTCCGGTACCATCAATGGTAACGGCGGCGATGCGATCTTGATTGATAATGCCGCAGCGGGTGTAAATGTAGTGAACAACGCTTCGGGTATCATTAATGGTGATATCTCAATGGGTGCTGGTGATGTTACATCTGCTGGTATGATTAACGGCGATGTTATGATGAATGACGGCACATTGACTGTTGATGGTGGCAATATCGTTGGCGCCATTACAGGTGGCGCAGCTGGTACATTTAACATTAACGCTGACCTAAGTGGTGCAACATCTGTTGATGGTTTTGGCACAATGAATGTTAATATGGGTAACCTGATGGTTGCTGGTGACTTTGGTCAAACAACAACAATCGGTGATGTTAATGTTGCAGCTGGTGCGAATATCGAAATGAATGGCGGTAGCTTCAGTTCTGCGTCCATCACTAACTCCGGCACGGTAACAATTCCTGCCAATGAAACACTTGATGTAACAGGTGATTATACTCAAGTGGGTGATGGTACGGTTAATATCGGTATCGATGGTACGGATCATGGTCAAATGACTGTAGGCGGAAATGCTGATCTATCAGCAAATGATAGCCTTCAGGTATCAGCGGATAATCTTCCGTTTGCA encodes:
- a CDS encoding autotransporter domain-containing protein encodes the protein MAVISGGDISGGVVNNGNINTGPSGVYNGIYVDEASISGGIENYGTIGGVVGIYMDGSTSSISNGIVNTGTINASMYGISIESGTVNGGVSNTGLIMSDTGVNVLEGGSIVAPTTGPNTGVAINNVGSGSILSTKTGVLVAGGQIDGDIVNSGVIANGESGMAIVEDGQVAGDIVNHSSGVIAGSEHGIVVASGSGVTGAINNAGRIAVNDPEGVAVLLAGDASVNSITNSAGGTIAGGDSGPFAGGVSVLFGSEVTEGITNAGDIYGMVGVGTAMGSNIGSINNQTGGEIYGDLAGIIVTAGSSVGTADIEGNPVGNAITNAVGGSIGVGHNIDDGTRLADIGIDVEGGAIIGNIDNSGLIVGERSGISFGGGSTMDGDIVNRGTIDGEAGIVVAQSSTIDGDIINEAGGAISGGTGPGIYISTSSDVTGTIINSGSIQAINPESADNAILIDGGTSGSDVGVTNKTGGDIEGNVTMGTGDYRAEGGTVEGNVTGHGGEFVFADGAAGASGVSGTVSGFGSIGIDADTTVTNNAGGLNLNGFADGEINIYDGTLVNQTGPALVRDIVVGSGVTNAGISNTGTISADISVMGGDLSGGLTNSGVINAGSTHTALYVDSSGDVSGGITNSGLITGYRAIVVDSSSSISGGIVNNIGGAIHGDSAGLFISNASTVTGGVTNHGTIGSYGTAPSNPARYGIVLREGSEINGGILNTGDIDANSTALFIDSSTVNGGITNSGTITSSVSMAVSVRGSSVGTITNAEGGMISGTSGIVIESGSVDGSSVTSIINAEGGMIRGTLDNGIDISGSGTTVGSITNAGTISGDDQGIYVSRQGSITGGINNSGRIEGDHAIRVDGTDIEGNPTTVAGGIMNQVGGEIDGDTAGIFVSNGGSITGGVTNYGDITGDRYGIRLSNDLEGIPLSSHTTGSSITGGINNALGATISATDTAISIDDGASITGGITNSGRIEAESGAAISIRDESTVDFITNAESGVIYTPDYNSATGIRVDSSSTVTGAITNYGTIDTEGVGIKIEDSSQVQGGIANHGTIDTEGASIVINRSSDVLNGITNSGLIRSEDDSGIVVDNESGISNASGYGINNSGTIDAYSTGIEIRDGSTVSGGINNTGTIFGDDRGIYVDTDSEGGVSSITGGIANAVSATISATNTAIKINDGSTVTGGITNSGNINAEEHAIYVDDESSVDFITNHGNIFITGSSSWDAAILIEDTATITGAITNNGTISAPSGDAAIRIASSSEVLGGIVNNGKIYGDDYAIDVEGSSVVTNGITNNASATISASSSAIRVASNSSVTGGITNSGDIISTDNDAIQLDTEGSVDFILNTESGLIDGYSAGIDMDDTSTVTGAITNHGDIIGESGGINIRNGSMVGNAESGGIINTGLISATTSGQGIDLEDGASVTGGITNSGTIQGYSTGIEIESASSVTGGITNSGKIIGMNSHGIKLESDIEGTPSTISGGINNLAGGTISGSSNAIWITNGSVVNGGITNSGLIKGSYGIYMDTEGGVILPPPPPPPPPASLAPEAALIGDPDPSELHGGIVNQVTGTISATNEAIKLDDGSILTGGITNHGTIVSSDNDAIEIDDGSTVDFITNAAGGDITAYSTGIQIDSGSRVTGAITNAGYIDAEVGIAVTSSSNVEGGIVNTNVGTISARFNGIYTSSSTVTGGIVNSGYINAESGINIDGRSIVDSVTNAAGGTINADIAIHIESGSTVTGAVSNHGTISDGSSGVVVSSTSDIEGGVINTGMIDVSSAGIRVTSSSDISGGINNSGTISGGHYGIYVTNTSDISGGVTNSGTIFGGDAGISVDDPSDISGGITNEDGGVIDGGAGRAIEVLATSDISGGVMNMAGGVITGSTAIYVDGTSDITGDIDNSGTINGNGGDAILIDNAAAGVNVVNNASGIINGDISMGAGDVTSAGMINGDVMMNDGTLTVDGGNIVGAITGGAAGTFNINADLSGATSVDGFGTMNVNMGNLMVAGDFGQTTTIGDVNVAAGANIEMNGGSFSSASITNSGTVTIPANETLDVTGDYTQVGDGTVNIGIDGTDHGQMTVGGNADLSANDSLQVSADNLPFAATTTYQDVIDATDVLSGDIMVDDLNDNVMYTFEAVEDADGNVDLIATLNEVETVLTPNASAPTLDVADAVDDLVDENMGDDEVGDLISALNDISDAGDREDAVDTLQSVMPGADLRMGEESIMNFAGIISGQIGVDIDPGNNLWVRPFGGSDRQKTRLGVDGFKSKDYGVAFGFDKDFDDMRVGIAASFAETTVDGEGSFTGGRLEVETKQIAGYARKNIGNAYIGVIAGYGDSDYESSRRIQVGSYAATAMGDYSGSQVHAKADMGHRFAFGDNGSFTPIVSLHYGKIDVDTYSETGAGNLSLTVLEHSLETLKASVGGRFVPTITGSDSSTITPYVEAHMSYDLLDNGVNVTSRFTSGTATFLSIGNDKSRWMGTVGAGLNIQTSENISINVGYNGDFASGYTSHNGQATFRVKF